One part of the Sarcophilus harrisii chromosome 5, mSarHar1.11, whole genome shotgun sequence genome encodes these proteins:
- the LRRC61 gene encoding leucine-rich repeat-containing protein 61, whose translation MESHGERAGEGDRVRLTAQMLKAWSGEFSLESILLLKLCGLGLVDLGCLGECLGLEWLDLSGNTLTHLGPLSSLRQLAVLNVSSNRLTGLEPLASCENLQSLNVAGNLLAGVGQLKCLTGLQRLEHLRLQDPLARLSNPLCKSPSYRAAVGELLPGLKVIDGERVSGQGSEFYQLCRDLDKCLHRNPGPVPPCETKPWVEPSYWKPPQDQGSSILEEACRQFQDTVQECQELSQKADNTLAQAEEALRPARGDTTSFVF comes from the coding sequence ATGGAGTCCCATGGGGAGAGAGCTGGAGAGGGTGATAGGGTACGTCTTACAGCCCAAATGCTTAAAGCCTGGTCAGGTGAATTTTCCTTGGAATCCATTTTGCTGTTGAAACTTTGTGGTTTAGGGCTGGTGGACTTGGGCTGCTTAGGTGAATGTTTGGGACTGGAATGGCTGGACTTGTCTGGTAACACCCTCACCCACCTGGGACCCCTGTCCTCCCTCCGGCAGCTAGCTGTGCTCAATGTCTCCTCCAACCGTTTGACAGGACTAGAACCGCTGGCCTCTTGTGAGAACCTGCAGAGTCTCAATGTAGCTGGTAACTTGCTGGCAGGGGTGGGCCAACTGAAGTGTCTGACAGGACTTCAGCGCCTGGAACATCTGAGGCTTCAGGACCCCTTGGCACGGCTTAGTAACCCACTCTGTAAGAGTCCTTCTTACAGGGCTGCGGTGGGGGAGCTGTTGCCTGGCCTAAAAGTCATTGATGGGGAGCGAGTGTCAGGTCAGGGCAGTGAATTCTACCAGCTGTGCCGGGACCTTGACAAATGCTTGCATCGGAATCCAGGGCCCGTCCCTCCCTGTGAGACTAAGCCCTGGGTGGAGCCCAGCTACTGGAAGCCACCCCAGGACCAGGGCAGCTCCATTCTGGAAGAAGCGTGTCGCCAGTTCCAGGACACAGTACAAGAATGTCAGGAGCTAAGCCAGAAGGCTGATAATACTCTAGCCCAGGCAGAAGAGGCTCTTAGACCTGCCAGGGGGGATACAACTTCCTTTGTCTTCTAA
- the REPIN1 gene encoding replication initiator 1 isoform X2: protein MGLAAVRLGLLLGGEAAPVSPYMDGRRAYKHTDREASLHSGKDRRYLSSGRSRFIRKRGWKENRLFLHSRGRVWGFFLIPPVLGSFGEEPCGSGGQLPSGGGRVLRNTTGLDRRRRRPSAMGPTRPRLFSGSFQESLQGSDQDPRRIKLEGNVASSHGGLFQGGAYRCARCGRHFPGWAALRRHTRRHHGRPPLPCPECGRRFHHAPFLALHRLAHSAATAIPPATGFLCQVCGQSFRSWAALALHGQVHASSARAVACPKCEKRFSRASQLRAHLRQNHPPAPPPRRFICSGCGQSFAQWAELVAHKQIHVAEAQASEKALAPRPRGRPALTAAQPGGDAADRPFQCAWCGKCFRHKPNLIAHRRVHTGERPHQCPECGKRFTNKPYLTSHRRIHTGEKPYPCTECGRRFRHKPNLLSHGKIHRRPQGSVEATSSQGSFQLPPQLLETQQDQVIDPQQDQVVDPQQIQAMNLQQEQLVESQQDQSTDLQQGQMDSQQDQVLDPQQDQGMNFQQDQEVDPAVSYNYDECGRMFRNRKSLRGQQQLHPGERPFICSECGKNFSKKTHLVAHIRIHSGERPFACLECGRRFSQGSHLAAHRRDHAPERPFICPDCGKSFRHKPYLAAHRRIHTGERPYACPDCGKAFSQKSNLVSHRRIHTGERPYACPDCERRFSQKSNLITHRKSHGREGPFICATCGESFSHEQKLLTHQRKHVA, encoded by the exons ATGGGCCTGGCGGCGGTGAGGCTGGGCCTGCTGCTGGGCGGGGAAGCGGCCCCAGTTTCCCCGTACATGGATGGGAGACGGGCATACAAGCACACGGACCGGGAG GCATCCCTACATTCTGGAAAGGATCGGAGATATCTCTCTTCAGGGAGAAGTAGGTTCATTCGGAAACGAGGCTGGAAGGAGAATCGTCTGTTCCTGCATTCCAGGGGTAGGGTCTGGGGCTTCTTCCTGATCCCTCCTGTGCTTG GATCTTTTGGGGAGGAGCCATGTGGCAGTGGGGGGCAGCTCCCTTCTGGTGGGGGCAGGGTGCTCCGGAACACTACAG GGCTGGATCGTCGCCGCAGGAGACCCTCTGCTATGGGTCCAACTCGGCCTCGGCTTTTCTCTGGATCCTTTCAGGAGTCACTCCAAGGGTCAGACCAGGATCCCCGTAGGATTAAATTAGAAGGGAATGTGGCATCTAGTCATGGAGGCCTATTCCAGGGTGGTGCTTACCGTTGTGCCCGCTGTGGGAGACATTTTCCTGGATGGGCAGCCTTGCGACGTCATACTCGTCGGCATCATGGCCGTCCACCCTTGCCTTGCCCTGAGTGTGGCCGTCGATTTCACCATGCTCCTTTCTTGGCCTTACACCGGCTGGCTCACTCTGCTGCCACAGCCATACCTCCTGCTACAGGTTTCCTCTGCCAAGTCTGTGGGCAGAGTTTCAGGAGCTGGGCGGCCCTTGCACTTCATGGCCAAGTTCATGCCTCATCTGCCCGAGCAGTCGCCTGCCCCAAGTGTGAGAAACGCTTCAGCCGAGCCTCCCAGCTGCGTGCACACTTGCGACAGAACCACCCACCTGCTCCACCACCTCGCCGTTTCATCTGCAGTGGCTGTGGTCAGAGTTTTGCACAGTGGGCTGAGCTAGTTGCCCACAAGCAGATACACGTAGCTGAAGCACAAGCATCAGAAAAAGCCCTTGCACCACGGCCCCGGGGCCGCCCAGCACTTACTGCTGCTCAGCCAGGGGGTGATGCTGCTGACCGACCTTTCCAGTGTGCCTGGTGTGGCAAATGTTTCCGTCACAAGCCTAATCTGATTGCTCACCGCCGTGTGCATACTGGTGAACGTCCCCACCAGTGCCCTGAGTGTGGAAAACGTTTCACTAATAAGCCCTACTTAACTTCCCACCGGCGAATTCATACCGGTGAGAAGCCTTATCCATGCACTGAATGTGGGCGCCGCTTCCGGCACAAACCCAACCTTTTGTCTCATGGCAAGATTCACCGGCGCCCTCAGGGTTCTGTGGAGGCCACCAGTAGTCAAGGGAGTTTCCAGCTTCCACCTCAACTCTTGGAAACTCAACAAGATCAAGTCATAGACCCTCAACAGGACCAGGTTGTAGATCCTCAGCAAATCCAGGCCATGAATCTTCAGCAGGAACAGCTCGTAGAATCCCAACAGGATCAGTCCACAGACCTTCAACAAGGCCAAATGGACTCCCAACAGGACCAGGTCTTGGATCCCCAGCAGGACCAGGGAATGAACTTTCAGCAGGACCAGGAAGTGGATCCTGCTGTCTCCTATAACTATGATGAGTGTGGACGCATGTTTCGGAACCGAAAGTCTTTGCGTGGTCAACAGCAACTACATCCTGGGGAACGTCCTTTCATATGTAGTGAATGTGGAAAAAACTTTAGTAAGAAAACCCATTTGGTGGCCCACATCCGTATCCACTCAGGTGAGCGGCCCTTTGCCTGCCTAGAATGTGGGCGCCGTTTCTCACAAGGAAGTCACCTGGCAGCCCACCGTCGTGATCACGCCCCAGAGCGGCCCTTCATTTGCCCCGACTGTGGCAAATCTTTTAGGCACAAGCCCTACTTGGCAGCCCATCGCCGCATCCACACAGGTGAGAGGCCCTATGCCTGTCCTGACTGTGGCAAGGCCTTCAGCCAGAAATCCAACCTTGTGTCCCACCGGCGCATCCATACAGGTGAGCGACCTTATGCTTGCCCTGATTGTGAGAGGCGCTTCAGTCAGAAATCTAATCTGATCACACACCGCAAGAGCCATGGTCGAGAAGGGCCATTCATCTGTGCCACCTGTGGGGAGAGCTTCAGTCATGAGCAAAAGCTCCTGACTCATCAGAGGAAGCATGTGGCCTGA
- the REPIN1 gene encoding replication initiator 1 isoform X4, translated as MGLAAVRLGLLLGGEAAPVSPYMDGRRAYKHTDREASLHSGKDRRYLSSGRSRFIRKRGWKENRLFLHSRGSFGEEPCGSGGQLPSGGGRVLRNTTGLDRRRRRPSAMGPTRPRLFSGSFQESLQGSDQDPRRIKLEGNVASSHGGLFQGGAYRCARCGRHFPGWAALRRHTRRHHGRPPLPCPECGRRFHHAPFLALHRLAHSAATAIPPATGFLCQVCGQSFRSWAALALHGQVHASSARAVACPKCEKRFSRASQLRAHLRQNHPPAPPPRRFICSGCGQSFAQWAELVAHKQIHVAEAQASEKALAPRPRGRPALTAAQPGGDAADRPFQCAWCGKCFRHKPNLIAHRRVHTGERPHQCPECGKRFTNKPYLTSHRRIHTGEKPYPCTECGRRFRHKPNLLSHGKIHRRPQGSVEATSSQGSFQLPPQLLETQQDQVIDPQQDQVVDPQQIQAMNLQQEQLVESQQDQSTDLQQGQMDSQQDQVLDPQQDQGMNFQQDQEVDPAVSYNYDECGRMFRNRKSLRGQQQLHPGERPFICSECGKNFSKKTHLVAHIRIHSGERPFACLECGRRFSQGSHLAAHRRDHAPERPFICPDCGKSFRHKPYLAAHRRIHTGERPYACPDCGKAFSQKSNLVSHRRIHTGERPYACPDCERRFSQKSNLITHRKSHGREGPFICATCGESFSHEQKLLTHQRKHVA; from the exons ATGGGCCTGGCGGCGGTGAGGCTGGGCCTGCTGCTGGGCGGGGAAGCGGCCCCAGTTTCCCCGTACATGGATGGGAGACGGGCATACAAGCACACGGACCGGGAG GCATCCCTACATTCTGGAAAGGATCGGAGATATCTCTCTTCAGGGAGAAGTAGGTTCATTCGGAAACGAGGCTGGAAGGAGAATCGTCTGTTCCTGCATTCCAGGG GATCTTTTGGGGAGGAGCCATGTGGCAGTGGGGGGCAGCTCCCTTCTGGTGGGGGCAGGGTGCTCCGGAACACTACAG GGCTGGATCGTCGCCGCAGGAGACCCTCTGCTATGGGTCCAACTCGGCCTCGGCTTTTCTCTGGATCCTTTCAGGAGTCACTCCAAGGGTCAGACCAGGATCCCCGTAGGATTAAATTAGAAGGGAATGTGGCATCTAGTCATGGAGGCCTATTCCAGGGTGGTGCTTACCGTTGTGCCCGCTGTGGGAGACATTTTCCTGGATGGGCAGCCTTGCGACGTCATACTCGTCGGCATCATGGCCGTCCACCCTTGCCTTGCCCTGAGTGTGGCCGTCGATTTCACCATGCTCCTTTCTTGGCCTTACACCGGCTGGCTCACTCTGCTGCCACAGCCATACCTCCTGCTACAGGTTTCCTCTGCCAAGTCTGTGGGCAGAGTTTCAGGAGCTGGGCGGCCCTTGCACTTCATGGCCAAGTTCATGCCTCATCTGCCCGAGCAGTCGCCTGCCCCAAGTGTGAGAAACGCTTCAGCCGAGCCTCCCAGCTGCGTGCACACTTGCGACAGAACCACCCACCTGCTCCACCACCTCGCCGTTTCATCTGCAGTGGCTGTGGTCAGAGTTTTGCACAGTGGGCTGAGCTAGTTGCCCACAAGCAGATACACGTAGCTGAAGCACAAGCATCAGAAAAAGCCCTTGCACCACGGCCCCGGGGCCGCCCAGCACTTACTGCTGCTCAGCCAGGGGGTGATGCTGCTGACCGACCTTTCCAGTGTGCCTGGTGTGGCAAATGTTTCCGTCACAAGCCTAATCTGATTGCTCACCGCCGTGTGCATACTGGTGAACGTCCCCACCAGTGCCCTGAGTGTGGAAAACGTTTCACTAATAAGCCCTACTTAACTTCCCACCGGCGAATTCATACCGGTGAGAAGCCTTATCCATGCACTGAATGTGGGCGCCGCTTCCGGCACAAACCCAACCTTTTGTCTCATGGCAAGATTCACCGGCGCCCTCAGGGTTCTGTGGAGGCCACCAGTAGTCAAGGGAGTTTCCAGCTTCCACCTCAACTCTTGGAAACTCAACAAGATCAAGTCATAGACCCTCAACAGGACCAGGTTGTAGATCCTCAGCAAATCCAGGCCATGAATCTTCAGCAGGAACAGCTCGTAGAATCCCAACAGGATCAGTCCACAGACCTTCAACAAGGCCAAATGGACTCCCAACAGGACCAGGTCTTGGATCCCCAGCAGGACCAGGGAATGAACTTTCAGCAGGACCAGGAAGTGGATCCTGCTGTCTCCTATAACTATGATGAGTGTGGACGCATGTTTCGGAACCGAAAGTCTTTGCGTGGTCAACAGCAACTACATCCTGGGGAACGTCCTTTCATATGTAGTGAATGTGGAAAAAACTTTAGTAAGAAAACCCATTTGGTGGCCCACATCCGTATCCACTCAGGTGAGCGGCCCTTTGCCTGCCTAGAATGTGGGCGCCGTTTCTCACAAGGAAGTCACCTGGCAGCCCACCGTCGTGATCACGCCCCAGAGCGGCCCTTCATTTGCCCCGACTGTGGCAAATCTTTTAGGCACAAGCCCTACTTGGCAGCCCATCGCCGCATCCACACAGGTGAGAGGCCCTATGCCTGTCCTGACTGTGGCAAGGCCTTCAGCCAGAAATCCAACCTTGTGTCCCACCGGCGCATCCATACAGGTGAGCGACCTTATGCTTGCCCTGATTGTGAGAGGCGCTTCAGTCAGAAATCTAATCTGATCACACACCGCAAGAGCCATGGTCGAGAAGGGCCATTCATCTGTGCCACCTGTGGGGAGAGCTTCAGTCATGAGCAAAAGCTCCTGACTCATCAGAGGAAGCATGTGGCCTGA
- the REPIN1 gene encoding replication initiator 1 isoform X1, with protein sequence MGLAAVRLGLLLGGEAAPVSPYMDGRRAYKHTDREASLHSGKDRRYLSSGRSRFIRKRGWKENRLFLHSRGRVWGFFLIPPVLGSFGEEPCGSGGQLPSGGGRVLRNTTAGLDRRRRRPSAMGPTRPRLFSGSFQESLQGSDQDPRRIKLEGNVASSHGGLFQGGAYRCARCGRHFPGWAALRRHTRRHHGRPPLPCPECGRRFHHAPFLALHRLAHSAATAIPPATGFLCQVCGQSFRSWAALALHGQVHASSARAVACPKCEKRFSRASQLRAHLRQNHPPAPPPRRFICSGCGQSFAQWAELVAHKQIHVAEAQASEKALAPRPRGRPALTAAQPGGDAADRPFQCAWCGKCFRHKPNLIAHRRVHTGERPHQCPECGKRFTNKPYLTSHRRIHTGEKPYPCTECGRRFRHKPNLLSHGKIHRRPQGSVEATSSQGSFQLPPQLLETQQDQVIDPQQDQVVDPQQIQAMNLQQEQLVESQQDQSTDLQQGQMDSQQDQVLDPQQDQGMNFQQDQEVDPAVSYNYDECGRMFRNRKSLRGQQQLHPGERPFICSECGKNFSKKTHLVAHIRIHSGERPFACLECGRRFSQGSHLAAHRRDHAPERPFICPDCGKSFRHKPYLAAHRRIHTGERPYACPDCGKAFSQKSNLVSHRRIHTGERPYACPDCERRFSQKSNLITHRKSHGREGPFICATCGESFSHEQKLLTHQRKHVA encoded by the exons ATGGGCCTGGCGGCGGTGAGGCTGGGCCTGCTGCTGGGCGGGGAAGCGGCCCCAGTTTCCCCGTACATGGATGGGAGACGGGCATACAAGCACACGGACCGGGAG GCATCCCTACATTCTGGAAAGGATCGGAGATATCTCTCTTCAGGGAGAAGTAGGTTCATTCGGAAACGAGGCTGGAAGGAGAATCGTCTGTTCCTGCATTCCAGGGGTAGGGTCTGGGGCTTCTTCCTGATCCCTCCTGTGCTTG GATCTTTTGGGGAGGAGCCATGTGGCAGTGGGGGGCAGCTCCCTTCTGGTGGGGGCAGGGTGCTCCGGAACACTACAG CAGGGCTGGATCGTCGCCGCAGGAGACCCTCTGCTATGGGTCCAACTCGGCCTCGGCTTTTCTCTGGATCCTTTCAGGAGTCACTCCAAGGGTCAGACCAGGATCCCCGTAGGATTAAATTAGAAGGGAATGTGGCATCTAGTCATGGAGGCCTATTCCAGGGTGGTGCTTACCGTTGTGCCCGCTGTGGGAGACATTTTCCTGGATGGGCAGCCTTGCGACGTCATACTCGTCGGCATCATGGCCGTCCACCCTTGCCTTGCCCTGAGTGTGGCCGTCGATTTCACCATGCTCCTTTCTTGGCCTTACACCGGCTGGCTCACTCTGCTGCCACAGCCATACCTCCTGCTACAGGTTTCCTCTGCCAAGTCTGTGGGCAGAGTTTCAGGAGCTGGGCGGCCCTTGCACTTCATGGCCAAGTTCATGCCTCATCTGCCCGAGCAGTCGCCTGCCCCAAGTGTGAGAAACGCTTCAGCCGAGCCTCCCAGCTGCGTGCACACTTGCGACAGAACCACCCACCTGCTCCACCACCTCGCCGTTTCATCTGCAGTGGCTGTGGTCAGAGTTTTGCACAGTGGGCTGAGCTAGTTGCCCACAAGCAGATACACGTAGCTGAAGCACAAGCATCAGAAAAAGCCCTTGCACCACGGCCCCGGGGCCGCCCAGCACTTACTGCTGCTCAGCCAGGGGGTGATGCTGCTGACCGACCTTTCCAGTGTGCCTGGTGTGGCAAATGTTTCCGTCACAAGCCTAATCTGATTGCTCACCGCCGTGTGCATACTGGTGAACGTCCCCACCAGTGCCCTGAGTGTGGAAAACGTTTCACTAATAAGCCCTACTTAACTTCCCACCGGCGAATTCATACCGGTGAGAAGCCTTATCCATGCACTGAATGTGGGCGCCGCTTCCGGCACAAACCCAACCTTTTGTCTCATGGCAAGATTCACCGGCGCCCTCAGGGTTCTGTGGAGGCCACCAGTAGTCAAGGGAGTTTCCAGCTTCCACCTCAACTCTTGGAAACTCAACAAGATCAAGTCATAGACCCTCAACAGGACCAGGTTGTAGATCCTCAGCAAATCCAGGCCATGAATCTTCAGCAGGAACAGCTCGTAGAATCCCAACAGGATCAGTCCACAGACCTTCAACAAGGCCAAATGGACTCCCAACAGGACCAGGTCTTGGATCCCCAGCAGGACCAGGGAATGAACTTTCAGCAGGACCAGGAAGTGGATCCTGCTGTCTCCTATAACTATGATGAGTGTGGACGCATGTTTCGGAACCGAAAGTCTTTGCGTGGTCAACAGCAACTACATCCTGGGGAACGTCCTTTCATATGTAGTGAATGTGGAAAAAACTTTAGTAAGAAAACCCATTTGGTGGCCCACATCCGTATCCACTCAGGTGAGCGGCCCTTTGCCTGCCTAGAATGTGGGCGCCGTTTCTCACAAGGAAGTCACCTGGCAGCCCACCGTCGTGATCACGCCCCAGAGCGGCCCTTCATTTGCCCCGACTGTGGCAAATCTTTTAGGCACAAGCCCTACTTGGCAGCCCATCGCCGCATCCACACAGGTGAGAGGCCCTATGCCTGTCCTGACTGTGGCAAGGCCTTCAGCCAGAAATCCAACCTTGTGTCCCACCGGCGCATCCATACAGGTGAGCGACCTTATGCTTGCCCTGATTGTGAGAGGCGCTTCAGTCAGAAATCTAATCTGATCACACACCGCAAGAGCCATGGTCGAGAAGGGCCATTCATCTGTGCCACCTGTGGGGAGAGCTTCAGTCATGAGCAAAAGCTCCTGACTCATCAGAGGAAGCATGTGGCCTGA
- the REPIN1 gene encoding replication initiator 1 isoform X3 has translation MGLAAVRLGLLLGGEAAPVSPYMDGRRAYKHTDREASLHSGKDRRYLSSGRSRFIRKRGWKENRLFLHSRGSFGEEPCGSGGQLPSGGGRVLRNTTAGLDRRRRRPSAMGPTRPRLFSGSFQESLQGSDQDPRRIKLEGNVASSHGGLFQGGAYRCARCGRHFPGWAALRRHTRRHHGRPPLPCPECGRRFHHAPFLALHRLAHSAATAIPPATGFLCQVCGQSFRSWAALALHGQVHASSARAVACPKCEKRFSRASQLRAHLRQNHPPAPPPRRFICSGCGQSFAQWAELVAHKQIHVAEAQASEKALAPRPRGRPALTAAQPGGDAADRPFQCAWCGKCFRHKPNLIAHRRVHTGERPHQCPECGKRFTNKPYLTSHRRIHTGEKPYPCTECGRRFRHKPNLLSHGKIHRRPQGSVEATSSQGSFQLPPQLLETQQDQVIDPQQDQVVDPQQIQAMNLQQEQLVESQQDQSTDLQQGQMDSQQDQVLDPQQDQGMNFQQDQEVDPAVSYNYDECGRMFRNRKSLRGQQQLHPGERPFICSECGKNFSKKTHLVAHIRIHSGERPFACLECGRRFSQGSHLAAHRRDHAPERPFICPDCGKSFRHKPYLAAHRRIHTGERPYACPDCGKAFSQKSNLVSHRRIHTGERPYACPDCERRFSQKSNLITHRKSHGREGPFICATCGESFSHEQKLLTHQRKHVA, from the exons ATGGGCCTGGCGGCGGTGAGGCTGGGCCTGCTGCTGGGCGGGGAAGCGGCCCCAGTTTCCCCGTACATGGATGGGAGACGGGCATACAAGCACACGGACCGGGAG GCATCCCTACATTCTGGAAAGGATCGGAGATATCTCTCTTCAGGGAGAAGTAGGTTCATTCGGAAACGAGGCTGGAAGGAGAATCGTCTGTTCCTGCATTCCAGGG GATCTTTTGGGGAGGAGCCATGTGGCAGTGGGGGGCAGCTCCCTTCTGGTGGGGGCAGGGTGCTCCGGAACACTACAG CAGGGCTGGATCGTCGCCGCAGGAGACCCTCTGCTATGGGTCCAACTCGGCCTCGGCTTTTCTCTGGATCCTTTCAGGAGTCACTCCAAGGGTCAGACCAGGATCCCCGTAGGATTAAATTAGAAGGGAATGTGGCATCTAGTCATGGAGGCCTATTCCAGGGTGGTGCTTACCGTTGTGCCCGCTGTGGGAGACATTTTCCTGGATGGGCAGCCTTGCGACGTCATACTCGTCGGCATCATGGCCGTCCACCCTTGCCTTGCCCTGAGTGTGGCCGTCGATTTCACCATGCTCCTTTCTTGGCCTTACACCGGCTGGCTCACTCTGCTGCCACAGCCATACCTCCTGCTACAGGTTTCCTCTGCCAAGTCTGTGGGCAGAGTTTCAGGAGCTGGGCGGCCCTTGCACTTCATGGCCAAGTTCATGCCTCATCTGCCCGAGCAGTCGCCTGCCCCAAGTGTGAGAAACGCTTCAGCCGAGCCTCCCAGCTGCGTGCACACTTGCGACAGAACCACCCACCTGCTCCACCACCTCGCCGTTTCATCTGCAGTGGCTGTGGTCAGAGTTTTGCACAGTGGGCTGAGCTAGTTGCCCACAAGCAGATACACGTAGCTGAAGCACAAGCATCAGAAAAAGCCCTTGCACCACGGCCCCGGGGCCGCCCAGCACTTACTGCTGCTCAGCCAGGGGGTGATGCTGCTGACCGACCTTTCCAGTGTGCCTGGTGTGGCAAATGTTTCCGTCACAAGCCTAATCTGATTGCTCACCGCCGTGTGCATACTGGTGAACGTCCCCACCAGTGCCCTGAGTGTGGAAAACGTTTCACTAATAAGCCCTACTTAACTTCCCACCGGCGAATTCATACCGGTGAGAAGCCTTATCCATGCACTGAATGTGGGCGCCGCTTCCGGCACAAACCCAACCTTTTGTCTCATGGCAAGATTCACCGGCGCCCTCAGGGTTCTGTGGAGGCCACCAGTAGTCAAGGGAGTTTCCAGCTTCCACCTCAACTCTTGGAAACTCAACAAGATCAAGTCATAGACCCTCAACAGGACCAGGTTGTAGATCCTCAGCAAATCCAGGCCATGAATCTTCAGCAGGAACAGCTCGTAGAATCCCAACAGGATCAGTCCACAGACCTTCAACAAGGCCAAATGGACTCCCAACAGGACCAGGTCTTGGATCCCCAGCAGGACCAGGGAATGAACTTTCAGCAGGACCAGGAAGTGGATCCTGCTGTCTCCTATAACTATGATGAGTGTGGACGCATGTTTCGGAACCGAAAGTCTTTGCGTGGTCAACAGCAACTACATCCTGGGGAACGTCCTTTCATATGTAGTGAATGTGGAAAAAACTTTAGTAAGAAAACCCATTTGGTGGCCCACATCCGTATCCACTCAGGTGAGCGGCCCTTTGCCTGCCTAGAATGTGGGCGCCGTTTCTCACAAGGAAGTCACCTGGCAGCCCACCGTCGTGATCACGCCCCAGAGCGGCCCTTCATTTGCCCCGACTGTGGCAAATCTTTTAGGCACAAGCCCTACTTGGCAGCCCATCGCCGCATCCACACAGGTGAGAGGCCCTATGCCTGTCCTGACTGTGGCAAGGCCTTCAGCCAGAAATCCAACCTTGTGTCCCACCGGCGCATCCATACAGGTGAGCGACCTTATGCTTGCCCTGATTGTGAGAGGCGCTTCAGTCAGAAATCTAATCTGATCACACACCGCAAGAGCCATGGTCGAGAAGGGCCATTCATCTGTGCCACCTGTGGGGAGAGCTTCAGTCATGAGCAAAAGCTCCTGACTCATCAGAGGAAGCATGTGGCCTGA
- the RARRES2 gene encoding retinoic acid receptor responder protein 2 has protein sequence MCRKEMRQLLFPLALWLSTLGPTGTRGDELSVPQQRGLQVALEKFHNHPPVQWAFKEIGVDRASDMSLPGGTFVRLEFGLQQTNCRKKDWRNAECKVKPNGRKRSCLACIKFDSKDRVLKQMIHCPIGPPWGQRDPEGQQETQCTQVERAGEETHSYYFPGTYAFSRSHSSG, from the exons ATGTgcagaaaagaaatgaggcagTTGCTGTTTCCCTTGGCCCTGTGGCTCAGTACCCTGGGGCCCACAGGAACCAGAGGAGATGAGCTCTCAGTGCCACAACAACGGGGCTTGCAGGTGGCTTTGGAGAAGTTCCACAATCATCCACCTGTGCAGTGGGCATTCAAGGAGATTGGTGTGGACAGAGCCAGTGACATG TCGCTCCCTGGAGGGACATTTGTCCGACTGGAGTTTGGGCTGCAGCAGACCAATTGCAGAAAGAAGGACTGGAGGAATGCTGAGTGCAAGGTCAAACCCAATGGG CGGAAGAGGAGCTGTTTGGCTTGCATCAAGTTTGATTCCAAGGACCGGGTCCTGAAGCAGATGATTCACTGCCCTATTGGGCCCCCATGGGGTCAAAGG GATCCTGAGGGGCAGCAGGAAACTCAGTGCACTCAAGTGGAAAGAGCTGGTGAAGAAACGCACAGCTATTACTTCCCTGGAACATATGCCTTTTCTAGGAGTCACAGCTCTGGCTAA